Proteins encoded by one window of Mycolicibacterium cosmeticum:
- a CDS encoding winged helix DNA-binding domain-containing protein — MTAERTFGVEERRARLARRHFLAPQGGTAETVTAALVGLHATDPATPYLSLWARVPEFTRTELDDALYERRSLVKHLAMRRTLWVVRAADLHTVQAASSDRVAANERRKLIADVEKGGIAADGAAWLDTACAAVLEYLDEHGATSAAELRAALPELAGNYDPAPGKSWGGATPVSPRVLTVLAVRGDIVRGPNTGAWTVSRPRWASRTSWLGAGATADADAASAALVQTWLRAFGPATVADVAWWFGHTLTWTRKALTAVGAVEVDLHGTPGVALPDDLEPEPPAEPWCALLPGLDVTVMGWFDREWYLDGHREQVFDRNGNAGPTAWADGRVVGGWVHGADGRVQLRLTADVTKDTLKGLQHKADELTEWLDGVQVKPRFPSPLTKGS, encoded by the coding sequence GTGACGGCTGAGCGGACGTTCGGCGTCGAGGAGCGGCGCGCCCGGCTGGCCCGCCGACACTTCCTGGCCCCGCAGGGCGGCACCGCCGAGACCGTCACGGCGGCCCTGGTCGGCTTGCACGCCACCGATCCGGCCACCCCGTATCTGTCGTTGTGGGCGCGGGTGCCCGAATTCACCCGCACCGAACTGGATGACGCCCTCTACGAACGTCGTTCGCTGGTCAAGCACCTCGCGATGCGCCGGACGCTGTGGGTGGTGCGTGCCGCGGACCTGCACACCGTGCAGGCGGCATCCAGCGACCGGGTGGCCGCCAACGAGCGGCGCAAGCTGATCGCCGATGTGGAGAAGGGCGGCATCGCCGCCGACGGGGCGGCTTGGCTGGACACCGCGTGCGCCGCGGTGCTCGAGTATCTGGACGAACACGGGGCCACCAGTGCGGCCGAATTACGCGCGGCGCTGCCCGAGTTGGCGGGCAACTACGATCCGGCGCCCGGAAAGTCTTGGGGCGGAGCGACTCCGGTGTCCCCTCGGGTGTTGACGGTGCTGGCGGTGCGCGGCGATATCGTGCGCGGTCCGAACACCGGCGCATGGACGGTGTCCCGGCCGCGCTGGGCGTCGCGCACATCGTGGCTGGGTGCCGGCGCGACCGCCGACGCCGATGCGGCCAGCGCCGCGTTGGTGCAGACGTGGCTGCGGGCGTTCGGCCCGGCCACGGTCGCCGACGTCGCCTGGTGGTTCGGCCACACCCTCACCTGGACACGGAAGGCGCTGACCGCCGTCGGCGCCGTCGAGGTCGACCTGCACGGGACCCCGGGGGTGGCGCTGCCCGACGACCTGGAACCCGAACCACCCGCCGAGCCGTGGTGCGCGCTGCTGCCGGGCCTGGACGTCACCGTGATGGGCTGGTTCGACCGGGAGTGGTACCTGGACGGCCACCGCGAGCAGGTGTTCGACCGCAACGGCAATGCCGGTCCCACCGCGTGGGCCGACGGCCGGGTGGTCGGCGGCTGGGTGCATGGCGCCGACGGCCGGGTGCAGCTGCGGCTCACCGCCGACGTCACCAAGGACACCCTGAAGGGGTTGCAGCACAAGGCCGACGAGTTGACCGAATGGCTGGACGGGGTGCAGGTCAAGCCCCGGTTCCCGTCCCCGCTGACCAAGGGCAGTTGA